The region GCGCGCAGTGGGGGGACGGCGTCGACAATTACTTGGCCAACCAGCAGGGTGAGCAGCGCCGCGATGGTCAGCGAGACCGGCGCCGAGCCCGTGTATGCGCTGCCAAGCGGTGGCTGCTTTGGTGGGGTGACGGTCGGCGTGATCACCGGCGTCGGTTTGGAGGATCCGGAGGACCCCGATGGAGCGGTGGTGGCTTGCGGCGCGACGATCAGCGACGCCGTAAGCCCGCCGGCGAGGACGAGAGCACTCATTTTCTTCATAGTGCTTAGAATATCGTCCCCGCGCGAACGGTGTTAGCGAAGCAGCGCGTTGATGTCGACGTACTGCAGCACATAGTTCGCCGCGCCGGCCAGCAGACCGAGCAGCGCGAGCACGCCAACCACGATGCCGATGGTCGCACCCGTGCTCGAGCCCTCCTCGTTCGAGGAGGAGCTGCTGGAGCCATCGCTACTCGATCCGGTGTCACCACCCTTATCGACGTCCGCAACCGTGGCCTTCAGCTTGTACTCCTTTGTGGACCAGTCAGGGAACGTCGCGGTGACGGTGTAGTCGATGGAGGCGCCAGGCTTCGCGTCCGCCGGAGGCGTGATAGTGACCTCACCCGTGCGCGGGTCGGTGGCGAACTTCCAGCCCTCGTAGGTGCCGTTCGGGCCCGTGAACTTCGTGCCCGCCGGAACGTTGCCGCTCGGACGCTGCACGATCGTGTCGCCGGCGTTCACCTTCGGCTGTTCAAAGTCGACGTTAGTCTTGTCCGCCTGCGATTCCTTCGGCTTCGCTGGCGTCGTCGTGCCCGTTGGCTGCTCGCTCGTCGGCTGCTCGCTGGTGGACGGCGCCGTGGTGGTGCGCTCCACGTAGACGGTGACTTCGTGAATCTGCCTCGACTTGTCTGGGAAGACCACGGTGACAGGGAAGCTCACAGTGGTACCAACCGTCGCGTTTGCTGGTGCAGTAATTCGAATCTCACCAGTCTGGCTGTTCGTGGTGGCGGACCATCCTTGCTGCGACCCGCTCGGCCCGTTGAACTTCGTGCCCGCCGGGAATTCGCCCTTCGGCTTCAGCGTCACGGACTCGCCCGCGTGCACCGGCGTGCGCGCGTACTCAATCTTGGTCGTCTCATTCTGTGGCCTCGAAGGCTTCGTCGAGGTAGTTGGAGTCGTCTCACTTGTCGACGCCTCTTCGCTTGTCCGCGGCGCGGACTCCTTCGTGGTCGTCGTTGCCTTGGTTGTTGGCGTTGCCTTGGTAGTCGACGTGGCCGGGGTGGTCGTCTCCGGGGTGGTGGACTTCTCGGTTGTCCGCGGCGCGGACGTGGTCGGCTCGGTCGTCTTGTCCGAAGTCGTCGGCGTAGTCGTTGACGGGTCGGTTGTCCGCGGGGCGGACTCCTCCGAAGTCGGCGTGGACTCCTCAGACGTGGATGGCTCTGTCGTCTTGTCCGAAGTCGTCGGTTTCGTCGTCGTAGCCTCTTCGCTTGTCCGTGGCGTGGACGGTTCCGTGGTTTTTTCCGAAGTCGCCGGGTCGGTTGTCCGCGGCGCGGACTCCTCCGAAGTCGGCGTGGACTCCTTGGTGGAGGTCGTCGGAGTAGTCGTCTCCTTTGCCTTCACGGTGACGTGGAATTTCGTCTCCTGCTTGGAGCCGTCGCGGAAGTAGATCTCGAGGGGAACCGTGAAGTCGAAGTCACGGGCGTGGCTTGGTACTTCAACGGAGACAGCGCCGTCCTTGTCGGTATTGACCTTCACACCGTTGACGCTCTGGTTCTTCGGGCCGTTGACGATGGCACCGGTCGGCAGGGATTCAGCTGGTTTGAACACGTGGTTCTCGCCGGCCTTGATGGTCACGTCCTTGTAGGTCACCTTGAACTTTTCGGACTCGGGATTGGTTGGCGCCTCGAAGAGGACGACGGCGCTGGTGACGGTGCGGGAACCGTCGGGGAACTCGACGCGGATAGGCACGTTGATCTGGGTGCCTGCGCGGGTGCCCTCTGGGGTTTTGACGGTCACCACACCGGTCGATGGCTCAATGCTGATCTCCCATCCCGTTGGTGGCGTTGCGTTCATGGCGAACTTGGTGCCGTCCGGCACATCTTTGAGTGCAGGAGTGATGGTGGCGGTCTCATCAGCGGGCGTATTGGTCACTGGATAATCGACGTTGGCCTTGCTGGACTGCCAGACGGGGTCCTTGGTCACCTCGACCTTGGCTTGTACGAAGTCTTGGGAGTCGTCGGAGTAGGTGACGATGACAGGCACATTCACGACCGCACCGGCAGCGAGCGGCTCCTTTGGCTTCGCGGTGATGGTGCCGTTGGTGGCGTCGATAGACAGGTCCCATAGCTTGGACTCGCCGACGATCTTGAACGTGGTGCCTTCCGGCAGCTCAGCCGTCTGCTTGACGGTGGCTGTTTCGTTGCCCGCGATCTGCTCCGTTGGGTAGGACGGGGTGTGCTTCGCGGCGAGGCGGTCGGATGACGGGGTGGTGTTGCCGTGCTTGTCGGCGACGGATACTTTGGCGTGCTTGACGTCGGAGGAGCCGTCGGGAAACTCGGCGCGAACTGGGATGGAGATCCAGGAACCATATCCAATATCGCCGGCCTTGACGGTGACGGCGCCGGTGGCCTCCTCGACGCTGACGTCCCACTTCTCAATTTTGTCGCTGTTGAGGTAGAACTTCGTACCCTGCGGGAACTTGCCGGTAGGCGTGACGGTGACGCTCTCCTTCGGCTGGACGAGCGAATCTTTGTATTCGATCGTGGCGGTGTTGGCGTTGTTGTTTCCGCCGGGAACGACGGTGACCTCGGTGTCATAGGTGGCCGTGGATTTGTCTGCAAAGAGGACGAAGACACGGTAGCGCAGTCCCTGGCCGGGGCGCAGCTTCGGTGCGGCCTCGATGGTAACGGCACCCGTCTTTTCGTCGGTGGTCAGCTTCCAGCCGTCGATGCTGGTCGGGCCGACGGCCTTGGCGCCCTCTGGGAGAGGGACGCTCGGTTCGACGGTGATGGTGTCGCCTGCGGTGATTTCGGCGTCGCGCCATTCGCGCGCCTCCTGAGACTGAGACGCCGCAGACGCCGAATCAGACGCAGCAGCGGTCTCTTCCGCGCGCAGCTGCGGCGCGGCCAGGCCGGCGCCGATCAGCGCTGCGGTGGTTGCCAGTACAGCGGTGTACTTTGTAGCGTTCATTGTTCCTCCACCAAGTGTTCTCTAATGGTCCGTGTAAATAGTTGCCAGTGTAGGAGAAAGTACGCGATTACGCTTCCTCGACCCACCGCAAATAGGTGGTGCCGGCGACGTCAGCGAAGGCGTCGTTGGCTCCGGTCAGGGGGCACAGGGCCCGGATCGTGTCGGCGAGGCCGCGGGCGGCGGCGTGTGCGGTGTCGTAGACGGGCACGCCGTGGAGGTGGGCGCCGGGGACGGCGGCGCAGGCGCATAGTGCGGCGAAGGAACGTATTCGCACCTTATATATATGCGCGCATTCGTCGGCGATGGCCAGCAGCTGCTCACTGCTTAAGCTACGCATCGCGGGCCTGCCGGATGCGGCGTTCGGTGTGGGCGTATTCCTGCAGGGTGGTGCGGGCGAGGTTGGTAATGGTGGCGTCGTCAAGAAGGCGGGAGGCAGCGGTGACGATGGCGCGGCGGGCGGCCTCTTGCTTGGAGCAGCCCCATGCGGAGGCGAGCATGATGAGTGCTGTGTCTTCGTCTGTGCTGAGTCGTAGCGTCATGGCCATGCCGCGATGGTATCAGAGTGATACCACGGCGCAGGGGTGATTCGGTGCACAAGGCGCTAGAATCGGTAGGAACTAATGTTTGACGAAAGGTGAGCAATGAGTGATGACACTCTAGGTGGCGGCGGCTCCGACGCCATCCAGCCCATTGACATCAATGAGGAGATGCAGACGAGCTACATCGATTACGCGATGAGCGTGATCGTCGGCCGTGCGCTCCCGGATGTCCGCGATGGCATGAAGCCGGTGCACCGCCGCATCATTTACGCGATGTACGACCACGGCTACCGCCCCGAGCGCTCGTACGTGAAGAGTGCCAAGCCTGTCGCCGACACGATGGGTAACTTCCACCCGCACGGCGACAGCGCGATTTATGACACGCTGGTGCGCATGGCCCAGCCGTGGGCGATGCGCTACCCGCTGGTGGACGGCCAGGGTAACTTCGGTTCCCCTGGTAATGACGGCCCAGCGGCCATGCGTTACACCGAGTGCAAGATGACGCCGCTGGCGATGGAGATGGTCCGCGACATCCGCGAGGACGCCGTGGAGTTCTCCCCGAACTACGACGGCAAGACCCGCGAGCCGGACGTGCTGCCATCGCGTGTGCCGAACCTGCTGATGAACGGCTCGAACGGTATCGCCGTCGGTATGGCCACCAACATCCCGCCGCACAACTTGAACGAGCTGGCGGAGGCCATCTACTGGATGCTCGACAACTATGACGCGGATGAGCAGGCGGCGCTCGACGCGGTAATGGAGCGAGTGAAGGGCCCGGACTTTCCGACGGCCGGCCTCATCGTCGGCGATCAGGGCATCAAGGATGCCTACACCACGGGCCGCGGTTCGATCCGCATGCGTGGTGTGACCGAGATCGAGGAGATCGGCAACCGCCAGGTCATCACGATTACGGAGCTGCCGTACCAGGTCAACCCGGATAACTTCATCCACAACATCGCGGAGCAGGTTACCGCGGGCAAGATGGTGGGCATCTCCAAGATTGAGGACGAGTCCTCCGACCGCGTGGGCATGCGCATCGTGGTCACGCTGAAGCGCGACGCGGTTCCTCGGGTGGTGCTCAATAACCTGTACAAGCACTCGCAGCTGGAGACGAACTTCTCCGCGAACATGCTCTCCATCGTCGACGGCGTGCCGCGCACGCTGCGCCTCGACCAGATGCTGCGCTACTACGTCAAGCACCAGATCGACGTCATCGTTCGCCGCACCAAGTTCCGCCTGGATGAGGCCGAGAAGCGCGCCCACATCCTGCGCGGCCTGGTCAAGGCCCTCGACGCGTTGGACGAGGTCATCGCCCTGATCCGTCGCTCGCCAACGGTTGACGACGCCCGCCAGGGCCTGATCAAGCTTCTCGACGTCGACGAGATCCAGGCCAACGAAATCCTGGCAATGCAGCTGCGCCGCCTGGCAGCGCTGGAGCGCCAGAAGATCGTCGACGACCTGGCCGAGATCGAGCGCAAGATTGCCGACTACAAGGACATCTTGGCCCGTCCGGAGCGCCAGCGGGAGATCGTTGGCAACGAGTTGCGTGAGATCGTCGAAAAGTATGGCGACGAGCGCCGCACCCAGATCGTGGCCGCGACCGGCGATGTGACCGAGGAAGACCTCATCGCGCGCGAGAACGTCGTGGTTACCATCACCTCCACCGGATACGCGAAGCGCACGAAGGTGGATGCGTACAAGTCGCAGAAGCGCGGCGGCAAGGGTGTCCGCGGGGCGGAACTGAAGCAGGACGACGTGGTGAAGCACTTCTTCATCTGCTCCACCCACGACTGGATCTTGTTCTTCACCAACTTCGGCCGCGTGTACCGCCTCAAGGCCTACGAGCTGCCGGAGGCGGGCCGCACCGCTCGCGGCCAGCATGTGGCGAACCTGCTGGAGTTCCAGCCTGAGGAGCGCATCGCGCAGGTCATCCAGATCCAGTCCTACGAGGACGCCCCGTACCTGGTCCTGGCCACCCGCGACGGCCGCGTGAAGAAGTCCCGCCTGACCGACTACGAGTCGGCGCGTTCCGCGGGCCTCATCGCGATCAACCTCAACGAAGGCGACGCCCTGATCGGCGCCGCGCTGGCAGGCGAGGAAGACGACCTGCTGCTCGTCTCTGAGCAGGGACAGGCCATCCGCTTCACCGCTGACGACGACCAGCTGCGCCCAATGGGTCGCGCGACCGCCGGCGTGAAGGGCATGCGCTTCCGCGGCGACGACAAGCTGCTCGCAATGGCCGTGGTCCAGGACGGCGAGTTCCTGCTCGTCGCTACCGCTGGCGGCTACGGCAAGCGCACCGCGATTGAGGAGTACAACACCCAGGGCCGCGGCGGCATGGGCGTGATGACGTTCAAGTACACCCCGAAGCGTGGCAAGCTGATCGGCGCCCTGGCGGTCGATGAGGAAGACCAGATCTTCGCCATCACCTCCGCCGGCGGCGTGATCCGCACCGAGGTCAACCAGATCCGTCCGTCCTCCCGCGCCACGATGGGCGTCCGCCTCGTCGACCTCGCGGATGACGTTGAGCTGCTGGCCATCGACAAGAACGTCGAGGAGCAGGGCGAAGAGGAGGCAACCGCGGTTGCCAAGGGCGAGAAGACGATTGAGGAAGCCAAGGAGCAGACCTCCTCGTCCATCTCCGCGTCGCCGAAGGATGGGGAGTAAACCATGGCCGCCCGCAAGATAGTGGTGCGGCGCGTGGGTGTCGCCTCCGTGTTTAAGGTGGCGACGATCCTCGCCCTCGTCGGCTTCGTCGCGTGGATGCTGGGCGCGGCCATCGTCTACTACGGCCTCGCGCAGACTGGGGTCATTGACTCCTTGAACTCGCTGGTCAGTGGCGTCGGCGGCGACCAAGTTATCGACGCCACCCTGGTCATGTCCGCGGCAGGCCTCTTCGGGCTCATCGGCGTGGTGTTCGTCGCGGTGATGGCCCCGCTGACGGCGTTGCTCTACAACGCCATCGCGGACCTGGTCGGCGGCGTCACCCTGGTGATGTCCAACAGGGCGCGATAGCCGTGAGATACCTACCGCTATAACAACTATAAAAACACCGCTTGTACTGGCGATTTGTCAAAGGTTATAGTGGTAGGTAATCTTACTTCTCGTTCCCAGGGCCTATAGCTCAGTCGGTTAGAGCGCATCGCTGATAACGATGAGGTCGCAAGTTCGATTCTTGCTAGGCCCACAGGAACAAAAGGGGCATTAGCTCAGTTGGTAGAGCACCTGCTTTGCAAGCAGGATGTCAGGAGTTCGATTCTCCTATGCTCCACAGGTTCACCCTGGTCTTCGATTCGGAGGCCAGGGTTTTTTCATGCGTTGACACGTGTCCCCCCTGTTTGGTGGCAGTGGTGTTTTGAGTGTGATAGATCACGTTTTTGTTGCATACTTTGACAGGTTTTGTGAAGCTGCTGGTCAGGGGGTTTTTGGGGGTTGTGGGGTGTGGTTTTGTGGGTTGTGGTGGTGTTTTTGTGGTGGTGGGGGCGTAGTGGACTACTTTCAGGGAGATTTTTGTGATTGAATAAATGTCTGTCAGTTTGTGGATCCGTGTTCAGATGGTCTTCAGGCTGCTTCGAATATCTCCTACGATTTTTAAGGATTGAGCCGTTGCAAAACGCACATCTTAAGAAGCGAATCATGGCCGGCCTGATTACAGGCGTCATGGCCGTTAGCACCGTGCACGTTGCTGCGCCGAACGCAAGCGCAGACATTGCTGTTACAAGCCAGTACGATCAGCTCTCCCAGGAGGAGCTGCAGAAGGTCTTTGAAGGCCAGCAGATCTGGAAAGAGAAGATCCCGAAGGGCCAGAACGCTCTCGGTCTGCTGGCTACCCAGTACGGCCCGGGCTGGTGCATCGACTGGGGCGTCGATAACCCGTGGAACAACCCGAAGGGTTACTCCTTCCGTAAGCTGACCGGCCAGTCCGGCCGCTACGGCGTTGGTAACCGCATCAACCCGGATGTTGAGAAGGGCGCCATCAACCTGATGAAGGCCGTTCTCGAGGACCAGGAGAAAGGCGACATCGAGGGCGTTAAGCGCAAGATGATGTACATGCAGGCGTTGGTTTCCAACAACCTTGCATACCTCAACGAGGTTCGCCCGAACCTGATGGGTGACGCGATGTTCACCGAGCTGACCGGTTTCGAGATTCGCTACAAGCGTGTTGATAGGGCAAACCCGGGGCCGAACTACTACCTCGTCGTTAACGAGGGAGCGATGGAAAAGGTTCGCAAGAGCTACAACAAAGGCGAATACATCGTTGTCTTGATGCCAAACAACTACAACCTGAATTTCAGCTGGAGGCGTGAATACACTTCCCAGCGTCTGATCACGCCGTACCAGCCAGGTCTGGAGAAGCCGAAGCAGCCAAAGCCGCAGGAGCCTCACTACACGAACACGACAGTGACGCTGCCGAAGAGCACGGTTACCACCGTCGTGACAGTCCCAGAGGCGACCGAGACCCGCTGGGAGCAAATCCCGCCGACCACGAAGGTAACGACTGTAACGAAGCCGGCGGAGACGAAGACCACTACGGTTACTCACGAGCCGTCGACGGTGACGACGACCAAGCGTGAAAACGGCAAGGAC is a window of Corynebacterium pseudogenitalium DNA encoding:
- a CDS encoding TetR family transcriptional regulator, producing the protein MRSLSSEQLLAIADECAHIYKVRIRSFAALCACAAVPGAHLHGVPVYDTAHAAARGLADTIRALCPLTGANDAFADVAGTTYLRWVEEA
- the gyrA gene encoding DNA gyrase subunit A, which gives rise to MSDDTLGGGGSDAIQPIDINEEMQTSYIDYAMSVIVGRALPDVRDGMKPVHRRIIYAMYDHGYRPERSYVKSAKPVADTMGNFHPHGDSAIYDTLVRMAQPWAMRYPLVDGQGNFGSPGNDGPAAMRYTECKMTPLAMEMVRDIREDAVEFSPNYDGKTREPDVLPSRVPNLLMNGSNGIAVGMATNIPPHNLNELAEAIYWMLDNYDADEQAALDAVMERVKGPDFPTAGLIVGDQGIKDAYTTGRGSIRMRGVTEIEEIGNRQVITITELPYQVNPDNFIHNIAEQVTAGKMVGISKIEDESSDRVGMRIVVTLKRDAVPRVVLNNLYKHSQLETNFSANMLSIVDGVPRTLRLDQMLRYYVKHQIDVIVRRTKFRLDEAEKRAHILRGLVKALDALDEVIALIRRSPTVDDARQGLIKLLDVDEIQANEILAMQLRRLAALERQKIVDDLAEIERKIADYKDILARPERQREIVGNELREIVEKYGDERRTQIVAATGDVTEEDLIARENVVVTITSTGYAKRTKVDAYKSQKRGGKGVRGAELKQDDVVKHFFICSTHDWILFFTNFGRVYRLKAYELPEAGRTARGQHVANLLEFQPEERIAQVIQIQSYEDAPYLVLATRDGRVKKSRLTDYESARSAGLIAINLNEGDALIGAALAGEEDDLLLVSEQGQAIRFTADDDQLRPMGRATAGVKGMRFRGDDKLLAMAVVQDGEFLLVATAGGYGKRTAIEEYNTQGRGGMGVMTFKYTPKRGKLIGALAVDEEDQIFAITSAGGVIRTEVNQIRPSSRATMGVRLVDLADDVELLAIDKNVEEQGEEEATAVAKGEKTIEEAKEQTSSSISASPKDGE
- a CDS encoding CopG family transcriptional regulator — its product is MAMTLRLSTDEDTALIMLASAWGCSKQEAARRAIVTAASRLLDDATITNLARTTLQEYAHTERRIRQARDA
- a CDS encoding Rib/alpha-like domain-containing protein; its protein translation is MNATKYTAVLATTAALIGAGLAAPQLRAEETAAASDSASAASQSQEAREWRDAEITAGDTITVEPSVPLPEGAKAVGPTSIDGWKLTTDEKTGAVTIEAAPKLRPGQGLRYRVFVLFADKSTATYDTEVTVVPGGNNNANTATIEYKDSLVQPKESVTVTPTGKFPQGTKFYLNSDKIEKWDVSVEEATGAVTVKAGDIGYGSWISIPVRAEFPDGSSDVKHAKVSVADKHGNTTPSSDRLAAKHTPSYPTEQIAGNETATVKQTAELPEGTTFKIVGESKLWDLSIDATNGTITAKPKEPLAAGAVVNVPVIVTYSDDSQDFVQAKVEVTKDPVWQSSKANVDYPVTNTPADETATITPALKDVPDGTKFAMNATPPTGWEISIEPSTGVVTVKTPEGTRAGTQINVPIRVEFPDGSRTVTSAVVLFEAPTNPESEKFKVTYKDVTIKAGENHVFKPAESLPTGAIVNGPKNQSVNGVKVNTDKDGAVSVEVPSHARDFDFTVPLEIYFRDGSKQETKFHVTVKAKETTTPTTSTKESTPTSEESAPRTTDPATSEKTTEPSTPRTSEEATTTKPTTSDKTTEPSTSEESTPTSEESAPRTTDPSTTTPTTSDKTTEPTTSAPRTTEKSTTPETTTPATSTTKATPTTKATTTTKESAPRTSEEASTSETTPTTSTKPSRPQNETTKIEYARTPVHAGESVTLKPKGEFPAGTKFNGPSGSQQGWSATTNSQTGEIRITAPANATVGTTVSFPVTVVFPDKSRQIHEVTVYVERTTTAPSTSEQPTSEQPTGTTTPAKPKESQADKTNVDFEQPKVNAGDTIVQRPSGNVPAGTKFTGPNGTYEGWKFATDPRTGEVTITPPADAKPGASIDYTVTATFPDWSTKEYKLKATVADVDKGGDTGSSSDGSSSSSSNEEGSSTGATIGIVVGVLALLGLLAGAANYVLQYVDINALLR
- a CDS encoding DUF3566 domain-containing protein, which encodes MAARKIVVRRVGVASVFKVATILALVGFVAWMLGAAIVYYGLAQTGVIDSLNSLVSGVGGDQVIDATLVMSAAGLFGLIGVVFVAVMAPLTALLYNAIADLVGGVTLVMSNRAR